From the Prunus dulcis chromosome 4, ALMONDv2, whole genome shotgun sequence genome, one window contains:
- the LOC117625361 gene encoding zinc finger MYM-type protein 1-like — MERFFKRKLSTDSSSPSNPGSSNARPIEVDEILANLQADPGLRTRMADYSPNIRDEIRRAYLQKGPCQPRSYKFPQTNQSGINRRFIAHWFDDHDWLEYSIAKDAAFCLHCYLFKSNFDQVGGDAFTGVGFNNWKKAKERFNLHIGPVFVAARLSFRGHDESAQSSNKGNYLELLQFLADHDEKVKAVVLENAPGNLKLIAPSIQKDLVNSCAKETIDLILSDVKDRYFSIMVDEARDVSIKEQMAMVLRYVNDKGQIIERFVGVQHVTDTTSSALKEAIDEFFSSVNLSFSKLRGQGYDGASNMRALVAVAKKNIDVNSFFTTANSLVNVVGASCKRRDALRAQYQEELVRAFEDDCLITGRGLNQERTLKRAGDTRWNSHYGTLISIISMFPSVVNVLQMIVDDNPNDSSGEAYKLWREIQSFEFVFHLFVMKAILGITNTLSLALQKKDQDIVSAMNLVKTCKENLQLMRDNEFEELVEQASSFCYKHDIIVPTMDEEYVIPGRSRHNAPMKTNYHRYRVEIFIHVIDGQLAKLNDRFNERLIDA, encoded by the exons ATGGAACgattctttaaaagaaaattatctaCGGATAGTTCTTCTCCGTCTAATCCGGGTAGTTCAAATGCAAGACCAATTGAAGTAGATGAGATCTTAGCTAATCTTCAGGCAGACCCTGGACTAAGAACTCGAATGGCGGATTATAGTCCTAATATTCGGGATGAGATCCGAAGAGCATATCTACAAAAGGGACCTTGTCAACCTAGAAGTTATAAATTCCCACAAACTAATCAATCAGGAATTAATAGACGCTTCATTGCTCATTGGTTTGATGATCATGATTGGTTGGAATATAGTATTGCTAAAGATGCTGCGTTTTGTCTTCATTGTTATCTCTTCAAATCTAATTTTGATCAAGTGGGTGGTGATGCATTCACTGGGGTAGGCTTCAATAATTGGAAGAAGGCGAAAGAAAGATTTAACCTTCATATTGGACCG GTATTTGTTGCGGCAAGGCTTTCTTTTCGTGGTCATGATGAAAGTGCACAATCAAGTAATAAAGGGAATTATTTAGAGCTCTTGCAATTTCTTGCGGATCATGATGAAAAAGTTAAGGCCGTTGTGTTGGAAAATGCTCCGGgaaatttaaagttaatagctccttcaattcaaaaagatcTTGTCAATTCTTGTGCTAAAGAAACCATTGATCTTATCTTGAGTGATGTAAAAGatagatatttttcaataatggtGGATGAAGCACGTGATGTTTCAATAAAGGAGCAAATGGCGATGGTGTTGCGTTATGTGAATGACAAAGgacaaataattgaaaggtttgtgggggTTCAACATGTAACCGACACTACTTCAAGTGCACTAAaggaagcaattgatgaattcttttcttccgTGAATTTGAGCTTTTCCAAGCTACGAGGACAAGGTTATGATGGAGCTAGTAATATGAGAG CTCTTGTTGCGgtagcaaagaaaaacattgatGTCAACTCTTTTTTCACAACGGCTAATAGTTTGGTTAATGTTGTTGGAGCATCTTGTAAGCGTCGCGATGCACTTAGAGCACAATACCAAGAAGAGCttgtgagagcttttgaaGATGATTGTCTTATAACAGGGCGGGGCTTAAATCAAGAAAGGACTCTCAAACGTGCCGGCGATACACGATGGAACTCACATTATGGTACGTTGATTAGTATCATTTCTATGTTCCCATCTGTGGTGAATGTGCTTCAAATGATTGTTGATGATAATCCTAATGATAGTTCGGGTGAAGCCTATAAGTTATGGAGAGAAATAcaatcttttgagtttgtgtttcacTTATTTGTAATGAAAGCTATATTGGGAATAACAAACACTTTGTCTCTAgcattgcaaaagaaagatcaagacaTTGTGAGTGCAATGAATTTAGTGAAAACATGCAAGGAAAACCTGCAGTTGATGAGGGATAATGAGTTTGAAGAATTGGTTGAGCAAGCATCCTCGTTTTGTTACAAACATGATATTATAGTTCCTACCATGGATGAGGAATATGTAATTCCAGGGAGATCACGGCATAATGCTCCAATGAAGACAAATTATCATCGTTATCGTGTGGAGATCTTTATTCATGTAATTGATGGGCAACTTGCGAAATTAAATGATCGCTTCAACGAG AGACTTATTGATgcttga